A genome region from Flavobacterium sp. CFS9 includes the following:
- a CDS encoding group III truncated hemoglobin — MATLKDISNIEDIKLMVDTFYGKVRKDNLLGPIFNAKLQDRWSEHLEKMYGFWQTILFDVRAYSGSPFPPHKQLPVDKTHFDRWVLIFNTSIDGLFSGTITEEAKMRAANMAYMFNYKIEYFRNPENH; from the coding sequence ATGGCAACGCTTAAAGACATTTCAAACATAGAAGATATAAAATTAATGGTCGATACCTTTTATGGTAAAGTGCGAAAAGACAATTTACTGGGACCGATTTTCAATGCTAAATTACAGGATCGATGGTCGGAGCATTTAGAAAAAATGTACGGTTTTTGGCAAACTATTTTATTTGATGTGCGTGCCTATTCAGGAAGTCCTTTTCCTCCACACAAACAATTACCGGTAGATAAAACCCATTTCGATCGTTGGGTACTGATTTTTAACACTTCTATCGACGGACTTTTCTCAGGAACTATTACCGAAGAAGCAAAAATGCGGGCAGCCAACATGGCTTATATGTTCAATTACAAAATTGAGTATTTCAGAAATCCTGAAAATCATTAA
- a CDS encoding DUF4136 domain-containing protein: protein MKTFKLVPVFLLLILASCSTVSVYSDYDKNVNFGSYKTYAFFKPGIDKVEISDLDKRRILRAIDDQMQAKGFTKSENPDLLVNIFTKAREQVNVNQFSAGWGYGWGWGWNPYMMYGGNQTTVSTSTEGTLFIDLIDAKKKEMIWQGEGVGTLTKNVAKKDEKVAEFVSKILAQYPPVKK, encoded by the coding sequence ATGAAAACATTCAAATTAGTACCCGTTTTTTTGCTTTTAATACTAGCGTCATGCAGCACGGTTAGCGTTTACTCTGATTACGACAAAAACGTAAATTTTGGCTCTTACAAAACGTATGCTTTCTTCAAGCCCGGAATTGATAAGGTTGAAATCTCTGATTTGGATAAAAGACGTATTTTACGTGCCATCGATGATCAAATGCAAGCCAAAGGTTTTACCAAAAGCGAAAACCCTGATTTATTAGTTAATATTTTTACTAAAGCAAGAGAACAAGTCAATGTAAATCAATTTAGCGCCGGCTGGGGTTATGGTTGGGGATGGGGATGGAATCCTTACATGATGTACGGAGGAAACCAGACTACCGTTTCTACTTCTACCGAAGGAACTCTATTCATTGATTTGATTGATGCTAAGAAAAAAGAAATGATCTGGCAAGGAGAAGGTGTTGGAACGCTAACCAAAAACGTTGCTAAAAAAGACGAAAAGGTTGCCGAATTTGTATCTAAAATTCTGGCACAATACCCTCCGGTTAAAAAGTAG
- a CDS encoding aromatic amino acid hydroxylase — MNANIETNPLLERLPKHLKQFIKPQDYGDYTPINQAVWRYVMRKNVDYLSRVAHHSYLDGLKKTGIEIDSIPSMYGMNRILTEIGWAAVAVDGFIPPNAFMEFQAYNVLVIASDIRQLEHIEYTPAPDIIHEGAGHAPIIANPEYAEYLRRFGEIGCKAISSHKDYQMYEAIRLLSILKEAEDTPQEKIDEAEKAVADLQNNMGELSEMAQIRNLHWWTVEYGLIGTVDNPKIYGAGLLSSIGESAWCMTENVKKIPYNISAANQNFDITQLQPQLFVTPNFSYLSLVLEEFANKMALRTGGLSGIQKLIHSNALGTIELSTGLQISGVFTNVLEDEGKPIYIQTTGKTALSYREKELVGHGTLTHPHGFGSPIGKLKGFNLAIEDMSPKDLQAYSIVENETVRLEFEGDVIVEGEIITGSRNLHGEIILISFRNCTVTHGETILFQPEWGNYDMAIGKKVVSAFSGPADVNSFDLINTVPKTTTIKAQHTAERDDLEVLYQTVRMTRENKGAVTELKAIFHKLKENHPNDWLLAVEIVELLEHSNEKQLLQEVLVHLDQLKEKRPEVAHLISGGLDLIFDKEAV; from the coding sequence ATGAATGCCAATATTGAAACAAACCCGTTACTAGAGCGATTGCCTAAACATTTAAAGCAATTTATTAAACCTCAGGATTATGGTGATTACACACCAATTAATCAAGCTGTTTGGCGCTATGTAATGCGTAAAAATGTAGATTATCTTTCAAGAGTTGCCCATCATTCGTACCTGGATGGGTTGAAAAAAACCGGAATCGAAATTGACTCTATTCCAAGTATGTACGGAATGAATCGAATTCTGACTGAAATAGGCTGGGCAGCTGTTGCGGTGGACGGATTTATTCCGCCAAATGCCTTTATGGAATTTCAGGCATATAATGTTTTGGTTATTGCTTCAGATATTCGTCAACTGGAACATATCGAATATACTCCGGCACCGGATATTATTCATGAAGGTGCAGGACATGCTCCTATTATTGCTAATCCGGAATATGCAGAATACTTAAGACGTTTTGGAGAAATTGGCTGTAAAGCGATTTCATCTCATAAAGATTATCAAATGTATGAGGCTATTCGACTGCTTTCTATTTTGAAAGAAGCCGAAGATACACCACAGGAAAAAATTGACGAAGCCGAAAAAGCCGTAGCTGATTTACAAAACAATATGGGCGAATTGTCTGAAATGGCACAAATTCGAAACCTGCATTGGTGGACGGTAGAATATGGTTTAATCGGCACGGTTGATAATCCGAAAATATATGGTGCGGGCTTACTGTCCTCTATTGGAGAGAGTGCCTGGTGCATGACGGAGAATGTAAAGAAGATCCCTTATAACATCTCTGCTGCCAATCAAAATTTTGATATTACACAGTTACAGCCTCAACTTTTTGTAACACCAAATTTTTCCTATTTGAGTTTGGTTTTAGAAGAATTTGCCAATAAAATGGCTTTGAGAACGGGAGGCCTTTCGGGTATACAAAAACTAATTCACTCTAATGCTTTAGGAACAATTGAGTTGAGTACCGGTTTACAGATTTCAGGTGTTTTTACTAATGTTCTGGAAGATGAAGGAAAACCTATCTATATTCAGACTACCGGAAAAACGGCTTTATCCTACCGTGAAAAAGAATTAGTTGGTCACGGAACGCTAACGCATCCTCATGGATTTGGAAGCCCAATTGGGAAACTGAAAGGCTTCAATTTAGCAATCGAAGACATGAGCCCTAAAGATTTACAAGCCTATTCTATCGTAGAAAATGAAACTGTTCGATTAGAATTTGAAGGTGACGTTATTGTAGAAGGTGAAATCATTACCGGTTCAAGAAATTTACACGGCGAAATCATTTTAATTAGTTTTAGAAATTGCACCGTAACTCATGGCGAAACGATTTTGTTTCAGCCTGAATGGGGTAATTATGATATGGCGATTGGTAAAAAAGTGGTTTCGGCTTTTTCCGGCCCTGCCGATGTGAATAGTTTTGACCTGATCAATACGGTTCCAAAAACAACTACTATTAAAGCACAACATACTGCCGAACGAGATGATTTAGAAGTACTTTATCAAACTGTTCGTATGACCAGAGAAAATAAAGGTGCCGTAACTGAATTAAAGGCTATATTTCATAAACTGAAAGAAAACCATCCTAATGATTGGTTATTGGCTGTGGAAATCGTCGAGCTTTTAGAACATTCAAATGAGAAACAACTTTTACAGGAAGTTCTCGTTCATTTAGATCAATTAAAAGAAAAACGCCCTGAAGTGGCACATTTGATTTCTGGAGGCTTAGATCTGATTTTTGATAAAGAAGCGGTTTAA
- the ilvA gene encoding threonine ammonia-lyase IlvA, producing MNLFNEVLAAQKQLENVVAATPLTQNLNLSEEFKSTILLKREDLQIVRSYKIRGAYNKISSLTETEKASGIVCASAGNHAQGVAYSCHLLQIKGKIYMPKTTPKQKVKQVQLFGKSFVEIVLTGDTFDDAYASATADATENQKTFIHPFDDDKVIAGQGTVGLEILDSCKEPIDYVFVPIGGGGLASGLSEVFKQLSPNTKIIGVEPKGAPSMKNSIEANKNTALKTIDKFVDGAAVKQVGDKTFEICRTNLDDIVLVPEGKVCTTILRLYNEEAMVVEPAGALTIAALDFYKDKIKGKKVVCVVSGSNNDIERTAEIKERSLLYEGLMHYFMIQFPQRPGALKEFVNNILGPDDDITYFQFAKKNSREVGSVVVGLELKNKKDILAIKMNMTQSGFEFQYLNDRQDLFTQLIG from the coding sequence ATGAATTTATTTAACGAAGTACTTGCTGCTCAAAAGCAACTTGAAAATGTGGTTGCCGCTACTCCACTCACCCAAAATTTAAATCTTTCGGAAGAGTTTAAATCTACTATTTTATTAAAAAGAGAAGATTTACAAATTGTACGATCGTATAAAATCAGAGGAGCTTACAACAAGATTTCTTCGTTAACCGAAACCGAAAAAGCAAGCGGAATTGTATGTGCCAGCGCAGGAAATCATGCACAAGGCGTGGCTTACTCCTGTCATCTTTTACAAATAAAAGGCAAAATCTACATGCCCAAAACCACTCCAAAACAAAAAGTTAAACAGGTACAATTGTTCGGAAAATCATTTGTTGAAATTGTACTTACCGGAGATACTTTCGATGATGCCTATGCCTCAGCTACAGCAGATGCAACCGAAAATCAAAAAACATTCATCCATCCTTTTGACGATGACAAAGTTATTGCCGGTCAGGGAACTGTAGGATTAGAAATTCTGGACAGCTGCAAGGAACCTATTGATTATGTTTTTGTTCCGATAGGCGGCGGTGGACTGGCTTCAGGTTTGTCTGAAGTTTTTAAACAATTAAGCCCTAATACAAAAATTATTGGAGTGGAGCCTAAAGGAGCTCCTTCGATGAAAAACTCTATCGAAGCAAATAAAAACACGGCTTTAAAAACAATTGACAAATTTGTGGATGGTGCCGCTGTCAAACAAGTGGGCGACAAAACTTTCGAAATCTGCCGTACTAATTTAGACGATATTGTTCTGGTACCGGAAGGAAAAGTTTGTACTACAATTTTGCGTTTGTACAACGAAGAAGCCATGGTGGTAGAGCCTGCAGGAGCTCTCACTATTGCCGCTTTAGATTTTTATAAGGATAAGATAAAAGGTAAAAAAGTAGTCTGTGTGGTTAGTGGCAGTAACAATGATATTGAAAGAACAGCCGAAATAAAAGAGCGCTCTTTATTGTATGAAGGTCTGATGCACTATTTCATGATTCAATTTCCACAGCGTCCGGGGGCTTTAAAAGAATTTGTAAACAATATTTTAGGCCCTGATGATGATATTACTTATTTCCAATTTGCTAAGAAAAACAGCCGGGAAGTAGGTTCTGTTGTCGTTGGCTTAGAACTAAAAAACAAGAAGGATATACTGGCTATTAAAATGAACATGACCCAAAGCGGATTTGAGTTTCAATACTTAAATGACCGTCAGGATTTGTTTACACAACTGATCGGATAA
- a CDS encoding vitamin K epoxide reductase family protein, translating to MIRLIEKLLELNNYDKLKNEFEEIFLSHPNYPSLFAITDTLDLLAVENIAANVPKDQLLELPESFLALYKEKLVLVSKSEKNIKIVDQDEVKQTLLFDEFTSDWNGIIVAIEPNESKIIKNKNYDLNGLKYIFPLLFLVLLSVFMNYYTLFDYIFLGTTIAGLIVSVFIAQENFGIKNTVVSKLCTIGANVSCDSVIKSEKNNFIKGINFPELPLIFFSTSLLSLLLKPSMSSVFLGFLSVLSFPVLLFSFWIQKFQIQKWCILCLVTSFLIAIQGVVWFFQNEFTLSFSPDIFVLFFVLLVSIYSIWKLIKPFIKDSIEAGHGLKQMKKFKRSYSLFNFLSKEVPVLDGFEDLKSLNFGNKDADLQLSIIVSPSCGHCHKAFQESFALVSKFPERVFLRVLFNVNPENNDNPYKVVVERLLTINKTEPSKITEAISDWHIKNLDLKQWTEKWNVNLVTMMVNYEIQKQYDWCFKNEFNYTPVTIVNGRLHPNEYDISELKYFLNEFAEESENLEKIIGPQNILAQE from the coding sequence ATGATAAGATTGATAGAAAAATTACTTGAATTAAATAATTATGATAAATTAAAAAATGAATTCGAAGAAATCTTTCTCTCTCATCCAAATTACCCAAGTTTATTTGCAATAACAGATACACTAGATTTACTAGCTGTAGAAAATATCGCTGCAAATGTTCCAAAGGATCAATTGTTAGAGCTACCGGAGTCTTTTTTAGCTCTTTATAAAGAAAAGCTGGTGTTGGTGTCTAAAAGCGAAAAAAATATAAAAATTGTTGACCAGGACGAAGTTAAACAAACACTTTTATTTGATGAATTTACTTCAGACTGGAACGGGATAATTGTTGCAATAGAACCTAATGAAAGTAAAATAATAAAAAATAAAAATTATGATCTGAATGGACTAAAGTACATATTCCCTTTATTATTCCTGGTTTTGTTGTCTGTTTTTATGAATTACTATACCTTATTTGATTATATTTTTCTTGGAACTACAATAGCTGGATTAATAGTAAGTGTTTTTATTGCTCAGGAAAATTTTGGAATAAAAAATACAGTTGTTTCTAAGTTGTGTACAATAGGAGCAAATGTTTCCTGTGATTCGGTTATAAAATCAGAAAAAAATAATTTTATTAAAGGAATTAATTTTCCTGAGCTACCATTGATCTTCTTTAGTACAAGTTTACTTTCTTTATTACTTAAGCCTTCAATGTCAAGTGTTTTTCTCGGTTTTTTAAGCGTGCTCTCGTTTCCGGTACTGCTATTTTCATTTTGGATTCAAAAATTTCAAATTCAAAAATGGTGTATTTTATGCTTGGTAACTTCATTTTTAATAGCAATTCAAGGAGTTGTATGGTTTTTTCAAAATGAATTTACTTTAAGTTTTTCTCCTGATATTTTTGTTTTATTCTTCGTTTTGTTAGTCTCCATTTATTCTATTTGGAAATTGATAAAACCATTTATTAAAGATAGTATCGAAGCCGGGCATGGTTTAAAACAGATGAAAAAATTTAAGCGAAGCTATTCTCTTTTTAATTTTCTATCAAAAGAGGTTCCCGTATTAGATGGTTTCGAAGATTTAAAAAGTTTAAACTTTGGGAATAAAGATGCGGATTTGCAATTGTCGATAATTGTTAGCCCAAGTTGTGGACATTGTCATAAGGCATTTCAGGAATCTTTTGCTTTAGTTTCTAAATTTCCCGAGCGCGTTTTTTTGCGAGTTTTATTTAATGTAAATCCCGAAAACAACGATAACCCATACAAAGTTGTCGTTGAAAGATTGTTGACGATCAATAAAACGGAACCGTCTAAAATCACGGAAGCAATTTCGGATTGGCACATTAAAAACTTAGATTTAAAACAGTGGACAGAAAAGTGGAATGTCAATTTGGTAACAATGATGGTAAATTATGAGATTCAGAAACAGTATGATTGGTGTTTCAAGAATGAATTTAATTATACTCCGGTTACCATTGTAAACGGCAGGTTGCATCCAAATGAGTACGATATAAGTGAACTAAAATATTTTCTGAATGAATTTGCAGAAGAAAGTGAAAATTTAGAAAAAATAATAGGACCTCAAAATATTCTTGCGCAAGAGTAG
- a CDS encoding DUF4230 domain-containing protein, whose amino-acid sequence MQNLIKRIIVLAIAVLVIVLAFKYCEFKKDDDSTIDYNTNLIQQQILNVGKLVVTEGHFSEVITYKNQQKYLMDMVSFEKKALVVVNANVTVAYDLHKVKYDIDEKNKTITILNIPKEEITINPDIQFYDVEQSKLNPFTGDDYNKINKSVKANLAKKIEKSTLKTNAQNRLISELSKILILTNSMGWKLQYNGKTIQSEKEFSEDLKL is encoded by the coding sequence ATGCAAAATCTAATAAAGAGAATAATAGTTTTAGCTATTGCCGTACTTGTTATAGTGCTGGCTTTCAAATATTGTGAATTCAAAAAGGATGACGATTCAACGATTGATTATAATACCAATCTGATTCAGCAGCAAATTTTAAATGTTGGAAAACTGGTCGTTACCGAAGGTCATTTTTCGGAAGTCATTACTTATAAAAACCAGCAGAAGTATTTAATGGACATGGTATCTTTTGAGAAGAAAGCGCTTGTGGTCGTAAATGCAAATGTCACCGTAGCTTACGATTTGCATAAAGTGAAATATGATATCGATGAAAAGAACAAGACGATTACCATTTTAAATATTCCAAAAGAAGAAATCACCATCAACCCTGATATACAGTTTTATGATGTTGAACAAAGTAAATTGAATCCATTTACGGGTGACGATTACAACAAGATCAATAAATCGGTAAAAGCCAATCTGGCTAAAAAAATAGAAAAGTCTACCTTAAAAACAAATGCTCAAAACCGATTGATCAGTGAACTGTCAAAGATTCTAATTCTAACCAATTCAATGGGATGGAAACTGCAATACAACGGAAAAACAATTCAGTCTGAAAAAGAGTTTAGCGAGGATTTGAAGCTTTAG